The genomic window TCCTAACTATGAAGAAGATAATCAAGCAATACTTTAGTGTTGCTTTTTAGATAGGAGCAATGAATATGAAAAGTTTTGATGTCTTTTTTAAAAATGATGAATTATCAATAAAAGTTGCTGATAAAATAAAAACTAGATTATTAGAAGCATCTTTTGATTATGATACGAAAACTCCAGATTTAGTTGTTTCTGTTGGTGGAGATGGAACAATGCTTAAAGCAATTCATCATCACTTACCTAACATTGATCAAGTATCTTTTTGTGGTATACATACGGGAACTCTTGGTTTTTATACTGATTTTCTTGTAAGTGAAATCGATGATTTAGTTGATAAAATAATTGCTCAAGAGTATTATGAAATTGCGTTTAATATGCTTTGTGTCAAAGTAAATTATGGTGGTAAAGTTAAAACTATTCATGCATTGAATGAAGCTAGAATTGAAAATAATCAACATACGCAAGTAATGGATGTTTTTGTAAATAATCATTATTTTGAAACATTTAGGGGTAATGGATTAAATTTTTCAACACCTACAGGTTCAACAGGCTATAATAAGTCATTAGGTGGAGCTATAATGCATCCAAAAACTAAAGCAATGCAAATATGTGAGATTGCTTCTATAAACAATATTGCGTATCGTGCTTTAGGTTCACCATTGATTTTAGATCAAAGTCATACTGTAATGATTAAACTTCAAGGAGTAGAGGGCGCTATTTTAGGATATGATAGTTATTCTATTGATTTAGAAAATGAATGTAATTCAATTGAATCAATTACTTTTGAATTATCTGATAAAATGGTTAAATTTGCACGATATAAAACGCTTGCTTTTATGGATCGTGTTAAAAAGAATTTTATCGTTGATGATATTTAGTTAAGTATTAAGCTGTTTATCGTAAGATAGCAGTTTTTTATTTTGATTTATCTTATGTTCATTTAATTGTTTTTCCTATACTTTAATTGCTATTTATGATAAAATTGTTTGGTAATAAACAAAAATT from Bacilli bacterium PM5-9 includes these protein-coding regions:
- a CDS encoding NAD+ kinase (product_source=KO:K00858; cath_funfam=2.60.200.30,3.40.50.10330; cog=COG0061; ko=KO:K00858; pfam=PF01513,PF20143; superfamily=111331); its protein translation is MKSFDVFFKNDELSIKVADKIKTRLLEASFDYDTKTPDLVVSVGGDGTMLKAIHHHLPNIDQVSFCGIHTGTLGFYTDFLVSEIDDLVDKIIAQEYYEIAFNMLCVKVNYGGKVKTIHALNEARIENNQHTQVMDVFVNNHYFETFRGNGLNFSTPTGSTGYNKSLGGAIMHPKTKAMQICEIASINNIAYRALGSPLILDQSHTVMIKLQGVEGAILGYDSYSIDLENECNSIESITFELSDKMVKFARYKTLAFMDRVKKNFIVDDI